In Quercus lobata isolate SW786 chromosome 12, ValleyOak3.0 Primary Assembly, whole genome shotgun sequence, a genomic segment contains:
- the LOC115971915 gene encoding DDB1- and CUL4-associated factor homolog 1 has product MEAAMNDQANQGEDEEAQPPQPPPVSESQPQSQAEEEEDDEEEEEEEEPRNEDDELIAKAQKLMEKITSSPENPSSSALHALASLLETQESRYMEENGHSPNNIRASHNIGRLGSLVRENDDFFELISSKFLSEARYPPSIQAAASRLLLSCSLTWIYPHVFEEAVLENIKNWVIDDASRIPSVDHKCPDYEMLKTYSTGLLAVSLAGGGQVVVEDVLTSGLSAKLMRYLRVRVLGETNTSQKDANHLTENKTASAAIIIRGRDEGRGRVRQVLETTYLDDLRGAEERSIDDQCVERDQDRSIVWQGRGEECWVNDGEPPNALDEETDSYVADADGEDRWHSRDLRDGKNKFGDFDENTRDDSLRRRTNRGLRSRSKGRVNEGALENEQLLTSPGSGSRLGQGRSTMRSFSRHLDIKKVPDARKSYGRITSDAVPVEREDNDDCYQECSIGSKDISDLVKKAVRAAEAEARAADAPAEAIKAAGDAAAEVVKSAAFEEFKNTNNEEAAVLAASRAASTVVDAGNALEVSRSSITVKDDTMIQGGPEAETSEDVEEYFIPDSESLAQSREKYCIQCLEILGEYVEVLGPVLHEKGVDVCLALLQRSSKHKEASKIAILLDIMKLICALAAHRKFAALFVDRGGMQKLLAVPRVAQTFLGLSSCLFSIGSLQGIMERVCALPSDIVHQVVELAIQLLECSQDQARKNAALFFAAAFVFRAVLDAFDAQDGLQKLLILLNDAASVRSGVNTGALGLSSSGSFRNDRSSAEVLTSSEKQIAYHTCVALRQYFRAHLLLLVESIRPNKSNRIAARNISSIRAAYKPLDISNEALDAVLLQLQKDRKLGPAFVRTRWPAVEKFLSSNGHITLLELCQAPPVERYLHDLLQYALGVLHIVTLVPNTRKMIVSATLSNNRVGIAVILDAANSASSYVDPEIIQPALNVLVNLVCPPPSISNKPPLLAQGQHSVSAQTSIGPAIETRDRNTERNISDRAVNSSSQSDQRDRNGDSSVVDRGSAAGGTQSVSGTSQTPVAPATSGLVGDRRISLGAGAGCAGLATQLELGYRQAREAVRANNGIKVLLHLLQPRIYSPPAALDCLRALVCRVLLGLARDDAIAHILTKLQVGKKLSELIRDSGSQTTGTEQGRWQAELSQAAIELIAIVTNSGRASTLAATDAATPTLRRIERAAIAAATPITYHSRELLLLIHEHLQASGLGSTAAALLKEAQLTPLPSLAAPSSLTHQSSSQEAPSMQLQWPSGRAPSGFFTEKSKPAARDEDTGLKYDSTIFSSKKKPLAFSPSFGFQSKNQLLSHDSHSASVRKIFMTSKQSSEHAIVSETPARSETPSESLPNPNFDAESQYKTPIVLPMKRKLSELKDIGSFSFSGKRFHASEQGLRSPVFPTPNTFRKSNLLVDTIGLSSPSSNLRDQHGRSTPSSCLGDYVDDSPYTNIHTGQVTPFPQLGLLNDPQAISTERLTLDSLVVQYLKHQHRQCPAPITTLPPLSLLHPHVCPEPKRSLEAPSNVTARLGTREFRSMYGGVHGNRRDRQFVYSRFRPWRTCRDDVVSLLTCINFLGDSSRFAVGTHTGELKIFDSNSNNVLESCISHQSPMTFIESYLSGETQLVLSSSSQDVRLWDASSISGGPMHPFEGCKAARFSNAGNIFAALSSEPGRREIFLYDIQTFQLELKLSDTYASSTGRGHIYSPIHFSPSDAMLLWNGVLWDRRVPTPVHRFDQFTDYGGGGFHPAGNEVIINSEVWDLRKFRLLRSVPSLDQTMITFNARGDVIYAILRRNLEDAMSAVHTRRSKHPLFAAFRTVDAVNYSDIATIPVDRCVLDFATEPTDSFVGLITMDDQEEMISSARVYEIGRRRSTDDDSDPDDAESEEEDEDDDDDDDDGDMDSLLGPDLDGDGDSDADDMSNDDDSVSDLDDDEDDGDFIMDGGGGILEIVTDGDEDDDDSQLIESYTSDDEDDFVGNAFGY; this is encoded by the exons atggaGGCAGCCATGAATGACCAAGCGAACCAAGGTGAAGACGAAGAAGCTCAGCCTCCTCAACCACCACCTGTATCGGAATCTCAGCCTCAGTCtcaagcagaagaagaagaagacgacgaggaagaagaagaagaagaggaaccGAGAAATGAAGACGACGAGTTGATCGCCAAGGCTCAGAAGCTTATGGAGAAGATCACTTCCTCGCCTGAAAACCCTAGCTCCTCCGCACTCCATGCCCTAGCCTCCCTCCTCGAAACTCAAGAATCGCG ATACATGGAAGAGAATGGTCATTCCCCTAATAATATTCGTGCTTCACATAACATTGGACGGCTTGGAAGCTTAGTCCGG GAAAACGATGACTTCTTCGAGTTGATATCTTCAAAGTTTCTATCAGAAGCAAGATACCCACCCTCCATCCAGGCAGCTGCTTCAAGGCTTCTTCTAAGCTGCTCGCTGACTTGGATT TATCCTCATGTTTTTGAAGAAGCCGTTTTGGAGAACATAAAAAATTGGGTGATTGATGATGCTTCCAGAATTCCTAGTGTTGATCACAAATGCCCAGATTATGAAATGTTGAAAACCTATTCTACTGGACTTCTTGCTGTATCTTTGGCAGG TGGTGGTCAGGTAGTAGTAGAAGATGTGTTGACATCTGGATTGTCTGCCAAGCTTATGCGCTATCTTCGTGTGCGTGTCCTTGGGGAGACAAATACAAGCCAGAAAGATGCTAATCATTTAACAGAGAATAAGACTGCATCTGCTGCTATTATCATAAGAGGCAGGGACGAAGGCCGGGGTAGGGTAAGGCAGGTTCtggaaacaacttatttagatGATCTGAGGGGGGCTGAGGAGAGATCCATAGATGACCAATGTGTTGAAAGGGATCAGGATAGAAGCATTGTTTGGCAAGGACGTGGAGAAGAATGCTGGGTGAATGATGGTGAACCACCCAATGCCTTGGATGAAGAGACTGATTCATATGTGGCAGATGCCGATGGTGAGGACAGATGGCATAGTCGAGATTTGCGTGATGGGAAGAAtaaatttggggattttgatgAAAATACAAGGGATGACTCCTTAAGGCGCAGAACAAACCGTGGGTTGAGATCCAGAAGCAAGGGAAGGGTTAATGAAGGTGCTCTAGAGAATGAACAGCTTTTAACCTCACCAGGATCTGGTAGTCGACTAGGACAGGGGCGGAGCACAATGAGGAGTTTTTCAAGACATTTAGACATAAAAAAAGTACCAGATGCTAGAAAGTCTTATGGCAGGATCACATCTGATGCTGTGCCTGTCGAAAGAGAGGATAATGATGACTGCTATCAAGAATGTAGCATTGGATCTAAAGATATATCTGATCTCGTAAAGAAGGCAGTTAGAGCCGCTGAAGCTGAAGCGAGAGCAGCCGATGCACCTGCAGAGGCTATCAAAGCAGCTGGCGATGCTGCCGCTGAAGTAGTCAAAAGTGCGGCTTTTGAG gaatttaaaaatacaaacaatgaaGAAGCTGCTGTTTTGGCTGCTTCCAGAGCTGCATCCACCGTTGTAGATGCTGGAAATGCACTTGAAGTTTCAAG AAGCTCTATTACTGTCAAGGATGACACGATGATTCAAGGCGGGCCTGAAGCAGAAACCAGTGAGGATGTTGAAGAATATTTCATCCCGGACTCTGAATCTCTGGCACAGTCGAGAGAAAAATACTGTATTCAGTGTCTAGAGATACTTGGAGAATATGTTGAAGTTCTTGGACCTGTACTGCACGAAAAGGGGGTTGATGTCTGTCTTGCACTGTTGCAACGGAGTTCCAAACACAAGGAGGCATCAAAGATTGCAATCTTGCTTGATATAATGAAGCTAATCTGTGCACTAGCTGCTCACAGGAAATTTGCTGCATTATTTGTTGATCGGGGTGGCATGCAGAAACTTCTTGCTGTCCCTAGAGTTGCTCAAACCTTCCTCGGTCTTTCTTCCTGCTTATTTAGTATTGGTTCTCTGCAG GGAATAATGGAACGTGTATGTGCTCTTCCCTCAGATATTGTACACCAGGTGGTTGAGTTAGCTATCCAACTTCTTGAGTGCTCCCAGGATCAAGCTAGAAAAAATGCTGCCTTGTTTTTTGCTGCCGCATTTGTCTTCCGAGCAGTACTTGATGCCTTTGATGCTCAGGATGGTTTGCAGAAATTACTCATCCTGTTAAATGATGCTGCCTCAGTAAGATCTGGAGTAAATACTGGAGCATTAGGCTTGTCCAGTTCAGGATCATTTCGAAATGATCGTTCATCTGCAGAAGTACTGACATCATCAGAGAAGCAGATAGCGTACCACACTTGTGTTGCTCTGCGGCAATATTTTAGAGCTCATCTCCTTTTGCTTGTGGAATCCATTCGTCCAAATAAAAGCAATCGAATTGCAGCCCGCAATATATCAAGTATAAGGGCAGCCTACAAGCCACTTGACATCAGTAATGAAGCTTTGGATGCAGTCCTTCTGCAGCTACAGAAGGATCGGAAGCTGGGTCCAGCATTTGTAAGAACTCGCTGGCCTGCTGTTGAGAAGTTCTTAAGTTCTAATGGACATATTACGTTGTTGGAATTGTGTCAG GCCCCACCTGTCGAGCGTTATTTGCACGACTTGCTCCAATATGCATTGGGTGTTTTGCATATTGTTACATTAGTACCCAATACCCGCAAGATGATTGTAAGTGCCACATTAAGCAATAACCGCGTTGGTATAGCAGTCATTTTGGATGCGGCAAATAGTGCTAGTAGTTATGTGGACCCAGAG ATCATTCAACCAGCACTAAATGTATTAGTCAATCTTGTTTGTCCACCACCTTCAATCAGCAATAAACCGCCTCTACTTGCACAAGGCCAGCATTCTGTTTCCGCCCAAACCTCAATTGGTCCTGCCATTGAGACTAGAGATAGGAACACAGAACGTAATATCTCAGATCGAGCTGTTAACAGTTCCAGCCAGAGTGATCAAAGGGACCGGAATGGGGACTCCAGTGTGGTAGATAGAGGCAGTGCTGCAGGTGGTACACAGTCTGTCAGTGGCACTTCACAAACTCCTGTTGCCCCGGCCACTTCAGGACTTGTTGGAGATCGTAGAATATCTTTAGGTGCTGGAGCAGGTTGTGCTGGCCTTGCTACACAATTGGAGCTTGGATATCGTCAAGCAAGAGAGGCAGTACGTGCCAACAATGGCATAAAGGTTCTTCTCCATCTACTCCAACCACGCATATATTCACCTCCTGCTGCTCTTGATTGTCTTCGTGCTCTTGTATGCCGAGTCCTTCTTGGTCTAGCCAGGGATGATGCTATTGCGCACATACTGACAAAGCTTCAG GTTGGGAAAAAGCTATCAGAACTAATTCGAGATTCGGGCAGCCAGACAACTGGAACCGAGCAAGGCAGGTGGCAAGCTGAACTTTCCCAGGCAGCAATTGAGCTGATTGCA ATTGTGACAAATTCAGGGCGTGCAAGTACTTTAGCAGCCACTGATGCTGCTACACCTACTTTGAGGCGTATAGAAAGAGCAGCTATTGCTGCTGCTACTCCTATTACTTACCATTCCAG GGAACTTTTACTTCTAATCCATGAACACCTACAGGCGTCTGGTTTGGGTTCAACTGCTGCTGCATTGTTAAAAGAGGCTCAGTTGACGCCTTTGCCATCCTTGGCAGCTCCATCATCTCTCACACACCAGTCCTCTTCACAGGAAGCCCCTTCTATGCAACTCCAGTGGCCCTCTGGTCGTGCTCCTAGTGGATTTTTTACAGAAAAATCTAAACCTGCTGCACGGGATGAGGATACAGGCTTAAAGTATGATTCAACTATATTTTCTTCAAAGAAAAAACCACTAGCTTTCTCGCCCAGTTTTGGTTTTCAGTCAAAAAATCAGTTGCTATCCCATGATTCTCACTCAGCATCTGTCAGGAAAATCTTCATGACTTCAAAACAATCTTCTGAACATGCAATTGTATCAGAAACCCCGGCTAGATCAGAAACTCCATCAGAGTCATTgccaaaccctaattttgatgcAGAGTCCCAGTATAAGACTCCAATTGTATTGCCAATGAAGCGCAAATTATCAGAGCTAAAGGATATTGGGTCATTTTCATTCTCTGGAAAGCGATTTCATGCAAGTGAGCAAGGACTTCGGTCTCCAGTTTTTCCAACACCCAATACTTTTCGTAAAAGCAATCTACTAGTTGATACCATTGGGCTTTCTTCACCAAGTTCTAACCTAAGAGATCAGCATGGGCGATCAACACCAAGTAGTTGTTTGGGTGATTATGTGGATGACAGCCCATATACTAACATCCATACGGGTCAGGTGACACCGTTCCCACAACTTGGGCTTTTAAATGATCCTCAAGCCATCAGCACAGAGCGTTTAACTCTAGACTCTCTTGTTGTTCAATATCTGAAGCATCAGCATCGCCAATGCCCTGCCCCCATAACCACTCTTCCACCACTCTCTCTCTTACATCCACATGTTTGTCCTGAACCAAAAAGAAGCCTTGAAGCCCCATCCAATGTAACAGCCCGACTTGGTACACGTGAGTTTAGAAGTATGTATGGTGGGGTACATGGAAATCGCAGAGATCGTCAGTTTGTTTACAGCAGATTTAGACCATGGAGAACTTGTAGGGATGATGTTGTTTCTCTTTTGACGTGCATTAATTTTCTTGGAGACTCATCCCGTTTTGCAGTTGGCACCCACACTGGAGAGCTCAAAATTTTTGACTCCAACAGCAACAATGTGCTGGAGAGCTGCATAAGCCATCAGTCTCCTATGACATTTATTGAGTCATATCTTTCTGGTGAGACGCAGTTGGTGCTTTCTTCAAGCTCCCAAGATGTAAGGTTGTGGGATGCATCTTCAATCTCAGGTGGGCCAATGCATCCATTTGAAGGGTGTAAGGCGGCAAGGTTTAGCAATGCTGGAAACATTTTTGCAGCCCTATCATCAGAACCTGGACGACGGGAAATTTTCCTGTATGATATTCAGACCTTCCAGTTGGAATTGAAACTATCGGACACGTATGCCAGTTCTACAGGTCGGGGGCATATTTATTCTCCCATCCATTTCAGCCCTTCAGATGCCATGCTGCTATGGAATGGGGTCCTGTGGGATCGACGGGTTCCTACCCCTGTTCATCGCTTTGATCAATTTACAGATTATGGAGGTGGTGGTTTTCATCCAGCTGGGAATGAG gtaattataaactctgaGGTCTGGGATCTCCGGAAGTTTAGGCTCCTCCGAAGCGTACCATCTTTAGACCAAACAATGATAACATTTAATGCACGCGGTGATGTAATTTATGCAATCCTTAGGAGAAATCTTGAGGATGCAATGTCAGCAGTTCACACACGTCGATCCAAGCATCCCCTCTTTGCTGCATTCCGCACAGTAGATGCAGTCAACTACTCCGACATTGCCACTATTCCAGTGGATCGTTGTGTCCTCGACTTTGCAACAGAACCAACAGATTCCTTTGTAGGGTTGATTACAATGGATGACCAAGAAGAGATGATTTCTTCTGCTAGGGTTTATGAAATCGGTCGCCGAAGGTCAACCGATGATGATTCTGATCCCGATGATGCTGAGAGTGAGGAGgaagatgaggatgatgatgatgacgatgatgatggtGATATGGACAGCTTACTGGGTCCAGATCTTGATGGGGATGGTGATAGTGATGCTGATGATATGAGCAATGATGATGATAGTGTAAGTGATCTTGACGACGATGAAGATGATGGGGATTTCATCATGGATGGCGGAGGAGGAATACTGGAGATTGTGACCGATggtgatgaggatgatgatgatagtcAACTGATAGAATCTTATACTAGTGACGATGAGGATGATTTTGTGGGCAACGCATTTGGTTACTAA